In the Brevundimonas mediterranea genome, ACGGTGACCATGGCCGCCACGTCCGGGATCAGCACGGACGAAGCGCCCAGCCCCACCTCCTCGGCGATGGTGAACAGCCACCAGGTGTCGACCGTCGGGATGCGCTCCTCGCGGATCATGCATTCCAGCGCGGCCAGCAGGGTGGCGACCCCCGCCTTGTCGTCCAGATGGCGCGAGACGATGAAGCCGGTGTCCATGAACTCGGGCTGGGGGTCGATGGCGACGATGTCGCCGACGTCCACGCCAAGCGCCAGGGTGTCGTCCCGACCATGGGTCACGGCGTCGATGCGCAGCTCGATCTGGCGCCAGCTCACGGGCTGGGTGTCCACCTCCTCGTTGAAGGTGTGGCCCGAGGCCTTCAGCGGCAAAATGGTCCCGCGCCAGGCGCCGCCCTCGGAGAAGATCGTGGCCCGCGCGCCCTCGGCGAAGCGGGACGACCAGTGACCGATGGCCACCAGCTCAAGCCTGCCATTGTCCTTCACCTGTTTGACCTGGGCGCCCAGGGTGTCGACGTGGGCGACGATGGCGCGGGCGGGCTTGGCGGTCCGGCCCGGCAGCCGGGCCCGGATGGCGCCGCGCCGGGTCAGCTCATAGTCGAGCCCGAGCCGCTCCAGCTCGCGGCACAACTGCCACACCGCCTCGTCCGTATAGCCGGTGGGGCTGGGCGTGTTCAGAAGGTCGGCGAGGCGGGACTTGAGATAATCGAGATCGATCGCAGGACGGGCCAAGGGGCCTCCTTCAGACGTCGGCCCGGACCACGGCGCGCGCCGAGGTCGGGGCGGACAGGGGAAACAGCAGATCGACGAAACGCTCGGCCGTCGGCTGGGGTTCGTGATTGGCCAGGCCGGGGCGTTCGTTGGCCTCGATGAAGGCGTAGTCGGCCTCGCGCGGCGACTTCACCATCAGGTCGACGCCGGTGACGGGGATGTCGATGGCGCGGGCGGCGGCGACGGCGGCGCGGATCAGGGTCGGGTGCACCTCCTCCGTCACATCATGGATGGTGCCGCCCAGGTGCAGATTGGCCGCCTTGCGCACCAGCACCTCCGCCCCCTCCGGCGCGACGTCGTCCAGCCGATAGCCGGCCTCGGCCAGCGTCCGCTCGGTCTCGCCGTCAATGGGAATGGTCGATTCCCCGCCTGTGGCGGCGGCGCGGCGACGGCTCTGGTGCTCGATCAGGGCGCGCAGGGTGGAGCGACCGTCGCCGATGACGCGCGGCGGGCGACGCAGGGCGCAGGCCACGACCTTGTAGTCGATCACCACCAGACGCAGGTCCTCGCCCTGGACCTGTTCCTCGATCAGCACCTCCGAACAGATGCGACGCGCGCGGACCAGGGCCGTCTGGACCTCGTTCATCGTCGTCAGGCCGACGGCGACCCCCTGGCCCTGCTCGCCCCGCGCGGGCTTGACCACCAGGGCGCCGAACCTGGCCAGGGCGGTGTCGATGGCGGACGGGTCGCCGGGGTCGATCCGTTCGGGCACGCGCACCCCGGCCGCCTCGACGATGCGCCGCGTCATCCGCTTGTCGTCGCAGATGCTGAGCGCCACGGCCGAGGTCAGCTCCGACAGGCTCTCGCGGCACCGCACCGACCGGCCGCCCCAGTTCAGGCGGAACAGCCCGCCCTCGGCGTCGATGATCTCGGTATGGATGCCACGCCGCCGCGCCTCGTTGACGATGATCCGGGCATAGGGGTTCAGGTCATGGTCGTCGGTCGGACCGACGAACAGGGCCTCGTTGATCGGATTCTTGCGCTTGACCCCGAAGAAGGACACGCGGCGAAACCCCAGCTTCTCGTACAGGGCGATGGCCTGATCGTTGTCGTGCATGACCGACAGGTCCATGTGGGCCAGACCCTGGGTCTTGAAATGCTCGGCCAGACGCCGGACCAGGGCCTCCCCGACACCCGGCTGGGTCGCCTGGGGATCGACGGCGAGACACCACAGGGACGAACCGCATTCGGGATCGTCGAAGGCGCGGACATGATTGACCCCCGTCACGGTGCCGATCACCGCTCCGGTGGTCGTGTCCTCGGCGACGAAATAGGTCAGGGTCCGGTCGTCGCGATGCGACCAGAAGAAGTCGGGCGGCACCGGCACCATCTTGCGCTTGGCGTAGATGTCGTTGACCGCCTGGGCGTCCATCTCGGACGTCAGTCGCCGGACGGTGAACCCCCTCGGCTGGCGGCGGCTGGCGCGATAGGTGGCCAGTTCCAGCCGATAGGTGTGCGACGGATCCAGAAACAGCTCCTGCGGCGCCTGGGCCAGCAAGACATGCGGATTGCGGACATAGAAGGCGATGTCGCGGCGGTCCGGCCCCTCGGCGCGCAGGGCGTCGACCAGGGGCTCGGCCGTGTCGAAGGTCTGGGCGAACAGCAGCCGCCCCCAGCCGCAGTCCAGCACGGCGTTGGGGCTGGGCCCCTCCCCCGTCCGCACCGGCGGCTTCAGCCCCTCATGACGCAGCCGCTTGAGCCGGTGCGCCTTGGACCGTTCAGGTCGGACGTCAGACGCCATGCTGTTGCATCCACATCTCGAGCACGGCGACCTGCCACAGCTCCGAGCCGCGTAGGGGCGTGATATGTTCGGTCGGATTGGCGAACAGGGTGTCCAGATAGGCCGTATCGAACAGGCC is a window encoding:
- a CDS encoding osmoprotectant NAGGN system M42 family peptidase, whose amino-acid sequence is MARPAIDLDYLKSRLADLLNTPSPTGYTDEAVWQLCRELERLGLDYELTRRGAIRARLPGRTAKPARAIVAHVDTLGAQVKQVKDNGRLELVAIGHWSSRFAEGARATIFSEGGAWRGTILPLKASGHTFNEEVDTQPVSWRQIELRIDAVTHGRDDTLALGVDVGDIVAIDPQPEFMDTGFIVSRHLDDKAGVATLLAALECMIREERIPTVDTWWLFTIAEEVGLGASSVLIPDVAAMVTVDNGTTAPGQNSSEFGVTIAMADQTGPFDWHLSRKLVQLAREHDIPHQKDVFRYYRSDSASALESGADIRTALVTFGIDASHGYERIHESALTDLARLLVAYAESDVEIGRDAKPLSGVKGFTHQPVDEDHD
- the ngg gene encoding N-acetylglutaminylglutamine synthetase codes for the protein MASDVRPERSKAHRLKRLRHEGLKPPVRTGEGPSPNAVLDCGWGRLLFAQTFDTAEPLVDALRAEGPDRRDIAFYVRNPHVLLAQAPQELFLDPSHTYRLELATYRASRRQPRGFTVRRLTSEMDAQAVNDIYAKRKMVPVPPDFFWSHRDDRTLTYFVAEDTTTGAVIGTVTGVNHVRAFDDPECGSSLWCLAVDPQATQPGVGEALVRRLAEHFKTQGLAHMDLSVMHDNDQAIALYEKLGFRRVSFFGVKRKNPINEALFVGPTDDHDLNPYARIIVNEARRRGIHTEIIDAEGGLFRLNWGGRSVRCRESLSELTSAVALSICDDKRMTRRIVEAAGVRVPERIDPGDPSAIDTALARFGALVVKPARGEQGQGVAVGLTTMNEVQTALVRARRICSEVLIEEQVQGEDLRLVVIDYKVVACALRRPPRVIGDGRSTLRALIEHQSRRRAAATGGESTIPIDGETERTLAEAGYRLDDVAPEGAEVLVRKAANLHLGGTIHDVTEEVHPTLIRAAVAAARAIDIPVTGVDLMVKSPREADYAFIEANERPGLANHEPQPTAERFVDLLFPLSAPTSARAVVRADV